CCCCCGGCCGGTCGGATCCACGGCTGGTCGGGTCCACGGCCGGTCGGGTCCACGGCTGGGCGGGTCCACGGCCGGGCGGATCCACGGCCGGGCGGCAGAAGGCCGCGGCCGGTTCGCACGGCCGCGGCCCCTCACGCGTACGGATCATGAGGACTCGTGAGCCGTACGCGTCCTCGTGCAGATCGTCTGGATCCTGTGGCTAGGACGCCTCGGCGTGCAGGCTCATCGGGCCGTAGATCTCCGCGGCGTCCTCGAAGATCCGGACCTGGTCCGCTCCCCCCTCGGCCAGTTCCTTCCAGTTCTCGCCGAGCCAGGACTCCGCGTCGCCCTGGGTGGTGAACTCCTCGGGCTGGACCGCGGGCTGGACTTCCGTCCCGTCGGCCTTCTCGAACCGCCACGTCCATGCCGCCATGTCAGCCTCCCAAAAGTTCCCAAAAGTACCGAGCAAGTACCGCAGAAAGTACCGAGCAAGATCGGGCTCTCGCCGTCAGCCTAGGCGCTCGGTCACTGGTCCGGTGCTCAAAAGCGCAGGTCGAGAACCATGGGGTGGCGGTGGTGGGTGTGCGCGGTGCGCCCTTGTGCACCCCCTGACGGGCACGAGCCGCGCCGGCACGGGAAAATCGGCCCCGTGGAAGTGACTCTGCTCGGTACCGGCGGGCCCCTGGGGCTGCCCAGGCCCCATTGTCCGTGCGCCGTCTGCGCGGTGGCGCTCGGCGGGGACGCCCGCGCGGCCACCGCCCTCCTGGTGGACGGCACGCTGCTGCTCGACCTGACCCCCGGGGCGGCCTTCGCGGCGGCCCGGGCCGGGTGCTCGCTCAACGGGGTCCGCCAGGTCCTGCTCTCGCATCCGCACGACGGACCCGCCGTGGAGGTACCGGCGGGGCTGCCGCAGCCGGGGCGCGTGCCGGACGGCCGGGAGCTGACGCTGCTGACGGGCCATCGGGTGCGGGCGCTGGCGATGGACGCGCCGGGCACCGGGTACGCGGTCACGGGCCCGGACGGGCAGCGGCTGCTCTATCTGCCGCCCGGCGCGGCCCCCGCGGGCCTGGACGGGACGACCGAGACGTACGACATGGTGGCCGGCGACGTCGTCGGGCGGCCGGACGCGCTGGCCCGGCTGCGGCTGGTGGGGGCCGTGGGTCCCGCCACCGACGTGATCGCGGTGCATCTGGACCACGACGTGCCGCCGGGCCGGGAACTGCGGCGGCGCCTCGCCGCCGCGGGCGCGCGGACGGTCCCGGACGGCAGGACGCTGACCGTCGGGGTGTACGAGGACGTGCCCGACGTGCCGCGCCGGACGCTGGTCCTCGGCGGGGCCCGGTCGGGCAAGTCGGTGGAGGCCGAGCGACGCCTGGAGGCCTTCCCCGACGTGCTGTACGTGGCCACGGGTGGCGCGCGGGCCGGGGACCGGGAGTGGGCGGCCCGGGTGCACGCGCACCGCGAGCGGCGCCCCGGCTCCTGGCGTACCGCCGAGACCTGCGACCTCGTACCCCTGCTGGAGGAGGACGGGTCCGCGCTGCTCGTCGACTGTCTGTCGCTGTGGCTGACGGACGCGATGGACGACGCGAACGCGTGGGACGACGCCGAGTGGGCCGGCGGCGGCGAGCGCGTGCTGCGGGCGCGCGTCGAGGAGCTGACGGCCGCCGTCCGCGCGTCGCGCCGCACGGTGGTCGCCGTCTCCAACGAGGTCGGCTCCGGGATCGTCCCCGCCACCCCCTCGGGCCGCCGCTACCGCGACGAGCTGGGCCGCCTGAACGCGGCGTTCGCGGCCGAGTGCGAGCACGTGCTGCTGGTGGTGGCGGGTCAGGCGGTCACCCTGAAGGGCTGAGGCCCACCAGAGGGAATCAGAGGGAGGCCGCGTCGAAGGGGGAGGCGCCGCGCGGGTTCTTGCGGGCGATGATCCGGTACGCGTTCGAGAAGCGGGTGCGGCGCAGGAGCGGCGCCAGGGCCTGGTCCAGGACGAACGCGGAGGCGAGCAGCGGGGCGGCGGCCCGGGTGAGGGCCGTGCGCAGGGTGCGCTGGAGGTCGGTCGGCGGGGCCGGGCGCCAGGGCTCGTCGCCGCCGGGCAGCCGGTTGCCGATCGCCAGGGCGAGGGCGCCGGTCAGGTCGTACGGGACGTGCGGCTCGCGGCGGTCGGTGGAGACGACCGAGCAGCCCAGTGCGTCGAGTTCGTCGAGCAGGTTGCGCAGCGGCATGAGGTGGAGGTGCTGCGGCTGGCAGTAGGACACCCACCACTTGCCGAGGAGCGCGCCGAACGCGCAGTCCGGGTCGGGGACTTCGACGAGCAGATGCCCGCCGGGGCGCAGTACGGCGAGCGCGGCGCGCAGTTCCTCGCGCGGGTCGGGGCTGTGCTCCAGGTGGTGGAACATGCTGACCACGTCGTAGCGGGCGCGCAGCCGGCCCACCAGGTCCGGCAGCCGGCCGCGGTGCGCCTCCTCGACCCGGCCCGCGGCCAGGGCCCTGTCGACGCGCGCGGTGGGGTCGAGCCCGTCGAAGGACGTGTACGTGAACAACTCCTTGGCCGCCGCCGGGAAGTGGCCGTGGCCGGTGCCGACGTCGAGCCAGCTCTCGGGTTCCGGGAACGGGAGCATCGCGCGGGCCGCGGCCTCGTGGCGGCGGCGGCCGGCGTGGGAGCGCAGGGTCCGCTCGGCGAAGCTCTCGTCCTCGTGGCGTTCGCCGCCGTGCTCCCGCCGTTCTTCGCCGCCATCCTGGTTCTCGTAGAAGTCGCGGTAGTAGAAGGCGAGGCCCTCGGTGGTCAGACGGGGGTTCTGGAAGGCGTGGGCGCAGTCCTCGCACTCGTCGACGACGAACGTGCCGGGCTTGTGCTGGAGCAGGTCGGGCGTACGCAGCCGGGTGCGCAGCCGCGCCGAGCCGCACCAGGGGCAGTCGGGTCTGCGCGGTTCGTGGAAGCGGTCGGTCCCCTGGGCCAGCTCTCCCAGGTACACGGCACGGCGCTGGGCGACGGACTGCCGGGCGGCGTGCGTGACGGGCACGGGAGGGACGGGGACGGGAGGGACGGGAGGCGTGGGGGGTGTGGCCGGGCTCGGGGGTGTGACGGGTGTGGGGGGCATGGTCTGTCTGCTCCTGCTGGTCCGACGGGGTAAGACCCTGTAGAGGCTGATATGAGCCGCTACCAGCCGATACAAACCGGTATGACAATCCACTGCAAACCGGCACACAAGGGATCACGGCCCTCGGTGCGCCCGCCCTGCCCGGACCACTGACCGCCCGTCAGGATCCCGGCCGGATCACTGCCGGTACTGTTCGGCGAATGAGCTCGCTTAATCTCGACGACTTCACCGACCTGATCGAGCGCCCCGACGGCGGCGTACGCCGTGACGCCGAGGCGCGCCGGGAGCGGCAGGTCGTGCCGCCCGGGTCACTGGGGCGCCTGGACGAACTCGGTGAGTGGCTGGCCGCCGCGCAGGCGGCCGTGCCGGTGCGGGCGATCGAGCGTCCGCGCGTGGTGCTGTTCGCGGGCGACCACGGGGTCGCCGGACTGGGGGTCTCGGCGCGGCCCGCCGGCAGCGCGGACGACCTGGTGCGCGCCGTGCTGGACGGCGCCAGCGCCGTGTCGGTACTGGCCCGGCGGCTCGGGGTGCCCGTGCGGGTGGTGGACATGGCGCTGGACTGCGAGCCGGAGAGCCTGCCCGACGAGGTCGTACGGCACCGGGTGCGGCGCGGGTCCGGGCGGATCGACGTCGAGGACGCGCTGACCCTGGAGGAGGCGGAGGCCGCGTTCCGGGCGGGGGTCGCCGTCGCGGACGAGGAGGCCGACTCCGGGACCGATCTCGTCGTGCTCGGGGATGTGAGTGTCGGGGGGACGACCGCGGCGGCCGTGCTGGTGGCGGCGCTGTGCGGGACCGACGCGTCGGTGGTGACCGGGCGCGGGGGGCGGGCGATCGACGACCTCGCGTGGATGCGCAAGTGCGCGGCGGTCCGCGACGCGTTGCGTCGGGCCCGTCCCGTTCTCGGGGACCAGTTGCAGTTGCTCGCGACGGTGGGCGGGGCGGATCTCGCGGCGATCACCGGGTTCCTGCTGCAGAGCGCTGTGCGCAAGACGCCGGTGGTGCTCGACGGGGTCGTGTCCGCGGCCTGTGCGCTGGTCGGGCAGCGGGTCGCCTTCCGGGCGCCGGACTGGTGGCTGGCGGGGCAGAGCAGTGGGGAGCCGGCGCAGGCGAAGGCGTTCGACCGGATGGCACTCGAACCGCTGCTTTCGCACGGGGTGACGGTGGGCGAGGGGGCGGGGGCGTTGCTCGCGCTGCCTTTGGTGCAGGCCGCGGCGGCGTTGGCGGCGGAGTTGCCGTTTGCTTCCGCCGACGCCGCGGAGGGCCTGTCGGCCGAGTAGGGGTGGGGGTGGGCCGTCGGGTGCGGGCGGTGGGCGTGTGCGCGCAGTTCCCCGCGCCCCTAACAGGGCGAAGGACAAAGGACTGCGCCGTTCCCCGCGCCCCTGGGGTCGGGTGGGGTGCGGTGGGCCCGCAGGGGCATGGTGGGCGAGCCGCCGCGGCTGGGAGGCGGTTCGTGGGTGGGTGTGCCCCATATGATCCACTTTCATGGGAAGCGCCCGATCCACCGCCGCGACATCCGCCGTGTGGTACCTCCGCACCGTCGCGTTCCTCAACTTCCTGAGCGCCGTATGGGTCTCCCTCGGCCAGGACGTGCGCCGCCACAACACGGCGGACTACTTCACCCCGTACCTGCTGACCGCCGGCTTCGCGTCAGGGGTGTTCACCATGTTCCTGGCGATCACGATGCGCAGGCGCAAGCGGGCCGCCTGGATCCTCAACCTCGCCCTGAGCGGAGCGTTCCTGCTGCTGTTCGCCTTCGCCATGGTCTTTCCCGAGGTCCGCCGGTATCCGCAGAACTGGATCTCCCTCGCCCTGACGGCGGCCTTCGTGGCCTCCCTGGTCGTCGGCCGCCCCGAGTTCTACGCGAAGGGCGACCGCTCGAACCCCCGCCTCGCCGCGGCCGTCGGCATCGGCGGACTCCTGCTCTGCTCCCTGCTGGCCGCGCTCCTGGTGACCGTCACGAACCACGCCCCCGACGCGCACCTGTCGACCTTCGCCGACCGCTGGCGCTACGGCACCCTGCGGCTCGTCTCGGTCGCCGCCGACGACTCCCGCTTCCCCGGGATCACCACTCCCAACTGGGTGAACGTCGCCATCAACGTACTCAGCACCCTGCTCGTCCTGGCCGTCCTGTACGCGGCCTTCCGCTCCCGCCGTGTCGTCGACCCGCTCAGCGCCGACGACGAGGAACGGCTGCGGACCCTGCTCGGCCGGCACGGCGACCGGGACTCCCTCGGCTACTTCGCGCTGCGTCGCGAGAAGAGCGTGGTGTGGTCGCCGACCGGCAAGGCCGCCGTCGCCTACCGGGTCGTCGGCGGGGTCTCACTGGCCTCCGGCGACCCCATCGGCGATCCCGAGGCGTGGCCCGGCGCCATCGCGCCCTGGCTCTCCGAGGCGCGCGCCCACGGCTGGATCCCGGCCGTGATGGGCGCGGGCGAGGAGGCCGGGACCGTCTACGCCCGGCACGGTCTCGACGCGCTGGAGCTCGGGGACGAGGCGATCGTCGAGACGGGCGAGTTCACCCTCGACGGGCGGGCCATGCGGACCGTCCGCCAGGCCTACAACCGCGTGCGGCGCGCGGGCTACCAGGTACGCATCCGGCGGCACGAGGACATCCCGGCCGACGAGATGGCGTACCTCCTCGCCCGCGCGGACGACTGGCGGGACGGGGCGACCGAGCGCGGCTTCAGCATGGCGCTGGGGCGGCTCGGGGACCCGGGCGACGGGCGGTGCGTGATGCTCGAATGCCGCGACGGCGGCGGGGAGGAGGGCGACGGGGACGGCGAGCTGCGGGCCGTCCTGTCCTTCGTGCCCTGGGGGCCCCACGGGCTCTCCCTCGACCTGATGCGGCGGGACCGGGACTCCGAGAACGGGCTCATGGAGTTCATGGTGATCCAGCTCCTCCAGCGGGCCCCCGAGCTCGGGATCACACAGGTCTCACTCAACTTCGCCATGTTCCGTTCCGTCTTCGAACGCGGCGCGCGCCTCGGCGCCGGGCCGGTGCTGCGGTTGTGGCGCTCCTTGCTCAGCTTCTTCTCGCGCTGGTGGCAGATCGAGTCGCTGTACCGCGCCAACGCCAAGTACCGGCCCATCTGGGAACCGCGGTTCCTGCTCTTCGAGAAGAGCGCCGACCTGCCGCGCATCGGCCTGGCCGCCGCCCGCGCGGAGGGCTTCCTGGAGGCGCCGGGCCTGCCGAAGTGGCTGCACCGCAAGCGCCTGGACTCGCACGGCTGAGTAGGCCCGTTCAGGAGCGTTCAGGCAGGGAACGTGCGGGTTTCGGGTCGGGCCGGCCGCCGATCAGGTCCTGGAATCTGCGGCGCGGTCCCGCCCAGCGGCGGTCGTGGTGGTAGGCCCGCAGGCAGGCTCCGGCCCGGGCCCTCGGCCGCCGGCGGTAGAAGCGCCTGGCCCACGGTGACGCGGGGCGGGCCAGCCGGATCGCGCCGACCAGGGCCACGAGCGGGACGATCACCCCGAAGATCGCCATCCGGGCCTTGCCCTTGCTCAGCGCCAGCAGCGCGATCACGAAGTTCAGCCCGATGCTCAGGACGAGACCGGCGCGGTCGTGCAGTTCGTTCTCGGTGAGGTCGTTGACGCCGAACGGCAGGAAACCGCTGAGCATCAGGGCGACCAGCGCCGCCGTGACCACCACGACCTCGACGCTCTTGCGGCCCTCCTCGCTCCAGTAGACGTCGTCGAGGTGGAGGATCAGCGCGAACTCGTCGAGCACCAGGCCCGCGCCCATGCCGAAGACCACGGCGAACACGGCCGAGCCGAAGCCGTGCCGGTCGCTGCCCACCGCGCCGAAGCCGCCGATCACGGTCAGCACGACCCCGGGGACGACGTGGTGGATGTGCAGGCCGCCCGCCTTCACGTTGCCGAACGGGCCCTTGCCCGCCCGGATGAGCCGGACCACGATCCGGGTGATCACGAAGGTGAGGACGAAGGAGGTCAGCGCCAGCAGCAGCGGCAGCTTTCCCGGCTCGATGATGTTCCGTGTCCACCAATGCCCCATGTGCGCACTTTATCCACGGCTGCCGTGGACGTCTCCCGGTCGCCCGACGGCCGTCCGGTGGTCGTTCCGTGGGCGGTGACCGGTAATCT
This sequence is a window from Streptomyces ortus. Protein-coding genes within it:
- a CDS encoding bifunctional adenosylcobinamide kinase/adenosylcobinamide-phosphate guanylyltransferase, with amino-acid sequence MEVTLLGTGGPLGLPRPHCPCAVCAVALGGDARAATALLVDGTLLLDLTPGAAFAAARAGCSLNGVRQVLLSHPHDGPAVEVPAGLPQPGRVPDGRELTLLTGHRVRALAMDAPGTGYAVTGPDGQRLLYLPPGAAPAGLDGTTETYDMVAGDVVGRPDALARLRLVGAVGPATDVIAVHLDHDVPPGRELRRRLAAAGARTVPDGRTLTVGVYEDVPDVPRRTLVLGGARSGKSVEAERRLEAFPDVLYVATGGARAGDREWAARVHAHRERRPGSWRTAETCDLVPLLEEDGSALLVDCLSLWLTDAMDDANAWDDAEWAGGGERVLRARVEELTAAVRASRRTVVAVSNEVGSGIVPATPSGRRYRDELGRLNAAFAAECEHVLLVVAGQAVTLKG
- the cobT gene encoding nicotinate-nucleotide--dimethylbenzimidazole phosphoribosyltransferase — encoded protein: MSSLNLDDFTDLIERPDGGVRRDAEARRERQVVPPGSLGRLDELGEWLAAAQAAVPVRAIERPRVVLFAGDHGVAGLGVSARPAGSADDLVRAVLDGASAVSVLARRLGVPVRVVDMALDCEPESLPDEVVRHRVRRGSGRIDVEDALTLEEAEAAFRAGVAVADEEADSGTDLVVLGDVSVGGTTAAAVLVAALCGTDASVVTGRGGRAIDDLAWMRKCAAVRDALRRARPVLGDQLQLLATVGGADLAAITGFLLQSAVRKTPVVLDGVVSAACALVGQRVAFRAPDWWLAGQSSGEPAQAKAFDRMALEPLLSHGVTVGEGAGALLALPLVQAAAALAAELPFASADAAEGLSAE
- a CDS encoding class I SAM-dependent methyltransferase — its product is MPVTHAARQSVAQRRAVYLGELAQGTDRFHEPRRPDCPWCGSARLRTRLRTPDLLQHKPGTFVVDECEDCAHAFQNPRLTTEGLAFYYRDFYENQDGGEERREHGGERHEDESFAERTLRSHAGRRRHEAAARAMLPFPEPESWLDVGTGHGHFPAAAKELFTYTSFDGLDPTARVDRALAAGRVEEAHRGRLPDLVGRLRARYDVVSMFHHLEHSPDPREELRAALAVLRPGGHLLVEVPDPDCAFGALLGKWWVSYCQPQHLHLMPLRNLLDELDALGCSVVSTDRREPHVPYDLTGALALAIGNRLPGGDEPWRPAPPTDLQRTLRTALTRAAAPLLASAFVLDQALAPLLRRTRFSNAYRIIARKNPRGASPFDAASL
- a CDS encoding phosphatidylglycerol lysyltransferase domain-containing protein, whose translation is MGSARSTAATSAVWYLRTVAFLNFLSAVWVSLGQDVRRHNTADYFTPYLLTAGFASGVFTMFLAITMRRRKRAAWILNLALSGAFLLLFAFAMVFPEVRRYPQNWISLALTAAFVASLVVGRPEFYAKGDRSNPRLAAAVGIGGLLLCSLLAALLVTVTNHAPDAHLSTFADRWRYGTLRLVSVAADDSRFPGITTPNWVNVAINVLSTLLVLAVLYAAFRSRRVVDPLSADDEERLRTLLGRHGDRDSLGYFALRREKSVVWSPTGKAAVAYRVVGGVSLASGDPIGDPEAWPGAIAPWLSEARAHGWIPAVMGAGEEAGTVYARHGLDALELGDEAIVETGEFTLDGRAMRTVRQAYNRVRRAGYQVRIRRHEDIPADEMAYLLARADDWRDGATERGFSMALGRLGDPGDGRCVMLECRDGGGEEGDGDGELRAVLSFVPWGPHGLSLDLMRRDRDSENGLMEFMVIQLLQRAPELGITQVSLNFAMFRSVFERGARLGAGPVLRLWRSLLSFFSRWWQIESLYRANAKYRPIWEPRFLLFEKSADLPRIGLAAARAEGFLEAPGLPKWLHRKRLDSHG